Genomic window (Candidatus Latescibacterota bacterium):
TGCCGGGAGTGGTGAAGTACTTGAGGGACTCATGGAAGACAGGGGAGAAGGGCTCTGGGAGTTGACTGTTGAATTGAGACCAGGCAGGTATAGATACTTTTTTATTGTGGATGAAGTCCGTGTAGTGCTTGATCCTGAGAATCCGAGGTCTGTCAATGATAACAGGGGAGGGAAGGCAAGTCTGCTGATAATGCCGTAGAAATGAGAGAAAGAATCTATTTTGTTCTTTTTGTAATCATGTTTATTGCCGTAATGACCCAGGGGTGTTCTGTCGCAAACAGATTCGGCAAGGGGATAGAGGCGGCTGGAGGTCCAGAGGCCACTGATGAAGGTGTCCGGTTCACGATCTTTTCCACCAAGATCGAAAAAGTCTCCATAGCGGGAGATTTTAACAACTGGTCTATGACATCCGACCCACTGCATGATATGGATGGAACGGGCACCTGGACGATCCTGTTACCAATTTCCCCGGGGAGATACGAATACAAATTCGTCATCGACGGAGAAAATTGGATACCTGATCCGGGAAATCCTGAGCAGACCGATGACGGATTCGGGGGCGTCAATTCTTTGCTGATCGTTGAATAAGCAGAATCCTTCAAGAACTGTGCCGAAATAATCTAACAATCTTGTTGTCAGAATGTTAGGCAGTTACCGGTATTGCATTTTGCTCTGATCTATGCTATTTTTTACCGCAGGTGTGGAGTAACGACTGGATAGTTTAAGGAATCAATAGGACTTTTGTTATATTGCAGGACTGTGCAAGACATGTGCGTCTGAT
Coding sequences:
- a CDS encoding glycogen-binding domain-containing protein, with protein sequence MRERIYFVLFVIMFIAVMTQGCSVANRFGKGIEAAGGPEATDEGVRFTIFSTKIEKVSIAGDFNNWSMTSDPLHDMDGTGTWTILLPISPGRYEYKFVIDGENWIPDPGNPEQTDDGFGGVNSLLIVE